The Betaproteobacteria bacterium genome contains a region encoding:
- a CDS encoding 4-amino-4-deoxy-L-arabinose transferase produces MTAISFTLVLAGVLLNAAAQLLLKAGTNRVGAFSFSAENILPIGAALATQPHILMGMVCYGVSLVVWIMALSRTPVSVAYPMLSIGYVVNAFGAWYLFWEPVTPVRLAGTGIIILGVFIVARS; encoded by the coding sequence ATGACCGCGATCAGCTTCACCCTCGTCCTGGCCGGCGTGCTGCTGAACGCCGCGGCCCAGCTCCTGCTCAAGGCCGGCACGAACCGAGTCGGTGCATTTTCCTTTAGCGCCGAGAACATTCTCCCCATCGGCGCCGCGCTGGCAACACAGCCCCATATCCTGATGGGAATGGTCTGTTATGGCGTGAGCTTGGTGGTCTGGATCATGGCGTTGTCGCGTACACCGGTGAGTGTCGCTTACCCGATGCTCTCCATCGGTTACGTGGTCAACGCGTTCGGTGCTTGGTATTTGTTCTGGGAGCCCGTTACACCGGTGCGGTTGGCGGGCACGGGCATCATCATTCTAGGTGTATTCATCGTGGCGAGGTCTTGA